The genomic region GCCTTCATCGCCAGGTGGGCCTCCTCCAGGGCCATCCCCATCCATTCAAGATCGGTCGGCATAATAATCGGCGTCATAGGTCGGAAACCCCCGTTCGGCGGCAATCCGGTTTAAGAAACGGCGCCAGCCGCAGGTGAAAGTTTCCAGGGTGGCGTACTGGAGAATCCACTCACGGGGGTGGTACTCGCAGCGGCGCTCCCAGGCCTCCCGAATCGCGTCGGCCACGGCGGGAAGGTCCGTCGGGGGAAGCCCGGGATCTATAACCCGCGCGTGACGACGGCAACCCCCGTCATCGGCTGCAAAAACACCCACCGAGGTGACCACGGCGGGGAGATCGGTCGCCATCGCTTCGAGCATGGCGTAGCTGTTGCCCTCCTTGGCGGCTATATGGAGGAAGAGGTCCCCCCGGCGCCAGCCTTCGGCCTCATCCTCCGGGCGACCACTCTTTACCCCCAGGAACTGGAAATCGAACTCCGGCAGCAACTCGGCCAGGAGCGGTATCAGGTTCTCCCGCTTGACCCGATCCGCCGCGGCGTGGATTACCACCGGTCTTTTGCCCGCAGGCTCGCGGCGCTTCGGCGGGTGAAAGAGCTCGGTGTCCACCCCGTGGCGGATCACGGTGACGGGTCGCTCGATCCCCATGAAGTCGGTCAGCTCCCAGGCCACGTGGTCGGCGCAGGCGACGACGGCGAGCCTCGGATTTTTCCAGGCGGCAGCCTGAATCCTCACCTCGACGCGATTCCTCAACCGCTCGTAGGAAAGGCCCTCCATGGCATGGTAACGCCGGGCCCAGGTGCCGTGCATCAGGCTTATCAGGGCGTATGCGGAGGACTCCGGGGAGAGCGCTCCCAGGTATCCGCCGTCCACCACCACCAGCCCTCCGTCGAGTCGGTGGGAACGCAACAAGTCGCGGCCAAGTTGCTTGAACAACCGGGGCCGGTCGGCGGCGGGGGCGTAGACCCGTGCCCCGAGGCAGCGGTGAAGGTGCCAGGCGAATTTCTCGACCCCGCCGAGATGGCCCTGGCAGCGGGAGTTCCTGCTGTAGTGAAAAAGCGGCATTGGGCGATTATAGCACGGGTGAGAAAGGCACCGCCCCAGGATAGGCTCGTCCCGAGAGCCGACCCACAGGCGATTCACGCACTTTTCTCCAAAATCCATTGACAGCCCCGACGGGCCGGGTCTATATTACCCGGCGAAATCGTGACCGGCAACACTTAACGAAAGATATTCGATGATTTCCCGGGATACCAAGCTCCGCGGCGTTCCGCCGATTGCCGTCAGCGGCGCCCCGTGCGCCGTGTGGGCGGCCATGGTGCGGCGGACTGCGCCCAGCGGAGTTCTTTTCTATACCCAGAGTCTATCCCGGCGGCGAAGTGGGCCTGCGTAATATTCAGACCCTGAATACGGGCACAACCGCCGCCGGGAACTCCGACGGCGGTTTTTTCACACTCGGAAAACGGCTCCTCCGGCGGGGGAACGAAACCAGGAGCGGGCGATGAGGGTACGGCGGTTCGAAGCGGGCGACCTTCCGGCGCTGGTGGAACTGCACAACCGGCGCTACCCGGATTGGCCGATGGCCGAGGAGTGCGTCGGGTGGGAGCGGCGGAGCCGGAGCGTGTTGGACTACCGCGAGACCTTCGTCGCCGAGGTCGCCGGCCGCCCCGCCGCCTACGCGGAGCTCTCCTCCTGCCGCGAGCACTCCCTACGGCCGGGTCTGTTCCTGCTAGAAACGACCGTCGCCCCCGCATACCACGACGGCGGTATCCGCGAGGGGCTGTGGGAAATCGTCGCCGAGCGCCTGGCACTCCTGCGCTGGACCAAGCTCGACGTCGGCTGCGACGAGGACGACCCCGCCACGTGCGAATGGCTGGAGCGGCACGGTTTCCGGCTCGAAAGCCGCGACTGCACCTGGCGGCTGGAGTTGAACGGTTACCGGAGCCCCGACGACCGGGACGCGGTGATGGCGCGGGTGCTCTCGGCGGGTTACACGCTGGACGGTCTCGCCGCCCTGGATGACCCGGCGAAGCTCCGGCGGCTGTGGGCCCTGCACGAGGAAGTCGCCGCCGACTTCCCCGGCCCCAACGCCTACCGCCGGCGGCCCTTCGAGGACTGGGAGCGCAGGCGCGCCGGCAACCCCACCGTGAGGGAGGAAACGACGCTCGTCGCCCGGCGGGGGGAGGAGTTCGTGGGGATGACCGAGCTGGGATTCTGGGCGGGGCCCGCGGGACCGGCGTACGTCGTCACCACGGGCGTGTTGGGGGAACACCGAGGCCGGGGGCTGGCCACGGCGCTGAAGTACCTCTCGGCGGAGTGGGCCGCCGAAAAGGGCGTACCGGCCCTTCTCACCGGCAACCACTCCGAGAACGAGCCCATCATCAACATCAACCGCCGGATGGGGTTCCGGCCGCAGCCGGACTGGCTCC from bacterium harbors:
- a CDS encoding GNAT family N-acetyltransferase, with the protein product MRVRRFEAGDLPALVELHNRRYPDWPMAEECVGWERRSRSVLDYRETFVAEVAGRPAAYAELSSCREHSLRPGLFLLETTVAPAYHDGGIREGLWEIVAERLALLRWTKLDVGCDEDDPATCEWLERHGFRLESRDCTWRLELNGYRSPDDRDAVMARVLSAGYTLDGLAALDDPAKLRRLWALHEEVAADFPGPNAYRRRPFEDWERRRAGNPTVREETTLVARRGEEFVGMTELGFWAGPAGPAYVVTTGVLGEHRGRGLATALKYLSAEWAAEKGVPALLTGNHSENEPIININRRMGFRPQPDWLHWTLLNPGAVPDGGTLEGELS